In Acidobacteriota bacterium, the genomic stretch TGGCCGGGTGGTTGCGGCCCGAGGGCGCCTTCTTCCAGCACGTCTTCTGCCACCGGCGCTACGCCTACCTTTACAGTGATGAAGGATCGGGAGACTGGATGGCGCGCCACTTTTTCACCGGCGGCATCATGCCATCGCAGGACCTTCCCCTGCGATACGCCGATCACCTCGAGGTGGTCGATCAGTGGCGCGTCAGCGGTCTCCACTACAGCCTGACATTGGAGGCGTGGCTGGAGGAGATGGACCGCAATCGAGCACGTCTTCTACCGATTTTCGCTCGAACCTATGGCGAAGACACCGAGCGTTGGTTCGCTCGTTGGCGGATGTTCTTCATGGCATGTTCCGAGCTCTTCAGGTACGGTGACGGCAGGGAGTGGTGTGTTGCCCACACTCTGATGCGGCCGCGGGATGGTGTGGCCGGAAAATGATGCGACGCGGATTATTGGTGCTGGTGCTATTTGCGATTTCGGCGACACCCGGAGCCGAATCCCGGGAGAACGAATTCATGACGATCATTGACTTTTCTCGAGGAGACGTGACCTGGCCGCACATCAACGACGGGGTGATGGGCGGTATCTCGTCGGGCGGGATGTCCGCAGCCGAAGGCTACGCCACTTTTCAAGGCACGGTGTCCTTCGAGAACAACGGCGGGTTCTCCTCCGTTCGCTCGCAGGCCGTGGTGCACGATCTCTCGGCTTTCGAGGGTCTTGTTCTCCGGGTTCGAGGCGACGGCAAGCGTTACGGATTTCGGCTCAAAACCGACGCTTCGTTCGACGGTGTCAGCTATCAGTTCCAGATCCAACCGCCAGCGGGGCAATGGACCGAAATCTCCGCCCCCTTCATCGACTTCATTCCTGTGTATCGCGGCCGGCTGGTCCGGAATCATCCGTCACTCGATCCGAGCCGGATCACGACCTTCGGTCTGATCATCAGCCGACAGGACGGCCCGTTTCGCATCGACATCGAGTCCGTTAGGGCCTATCCGTCGGACCACGATCAGGAAACCATGCGGTGACACGGCGGGCGCGCAACCCGGTCAATCGGAAAAAACTGCCGATGTCCAAATGGACCGCAGTATCTCCGGTCAATCGAGAAAAACACTTCCTCGTCGTCGACTGGGTTCGAAATGAAGAAGGGGACCCGACTGACCGCCTCATCGTCGAGGCAGTCCTGACAAAGAGGTTGCTGGAGATTCACTGGTCGGAGCTCGAGGATTCCCGGTCATGGCAGGTCGGGTGGCGGTGACCCGATTGGTAGAAAGAAGGATGGTCGAGGCAATGGAGAAGGAGGCATTCGGCGCCTGCACCAACTACCGTTCCTTCGAGGCGGTTTCCCCGAAGGGCATCTCCATATCCGGCATCGCAATGATGAACAAGGATTTCAGGCGTGCCTCGTTTGCCGGTGCCGACGCACCGCGAGGCAAGAAGCGGTAGCGGGTCGTCGATCTCAAGACGAATGGGGCACGCCTCGGCGTGTCCATTTTCATTTTGCCCAATTGTCAGATGTTGGATATTGGGTATTCGATGAGGTCAGCTCCGTCACGATGCAACATCGAACAACCATCATCGAACATCCGGGATCCAGCATCCCGTGTGCAGTATCGCCTCCAGGGTGCCACCTTCACCGTTTCGGCATCGCATGTGGCACCCATGATTCGTGATATTTCACGGCAAGGTTGAGAATTGATGTCCATCGCCTCGGATGCCGTGAAGGGCCTGAATATCTGGCTCGGGCGCTCCGATGTTGCAGCAACTTTCGCCGATGGTAAGGTCAGTCGCCGACCGCGGCGCGCCG encodes the following:
- a CDS encoding TIGR02450 family Trp-rich protein, which translates into the protein MSKWTAVSPVNREKHFLVVDWVRNEEGDPTDRLIVEAVLTKRLLEIHWSELEDSRSWQVGWR
- a CDS encoding CIA30 family protein translates to MTIIDFSRGDVTWPHINDGVMGGISSGGMSAAEGYATFQGTVSFENNGGFSSVRSQAVVHDLSAFEGLVLRVRGDGKRYGFRLKTDASFDGVSYQFQIQPPAGQWTEISAPFIDFIPVYRGRLVRNHPSLDPSRITTFGLIISRQDGPFRIDIESVRAYPSDHDQETMR